The Limnochorda sp. LNt genome includes a region encoding these proteins:
- a CDS encoding Crp/Fnr family transcriptional regulator, with protein sequence MPSLEVLRRTGLFEGLDEGLLATIAALLRRRHYRRGMFIFLEGEPVEAVYFIESGSVKASTMDADGREHVLNVLGPGTFFPHVGFLDGGPAPATAQALEETTVWVMERAAFYTLLTREPQMAVQMVAVLGRHIRRLHAQLREMGMQAVQARLARVLLRLARQLGEPAPAGGRPEAVRIQVHLSHQDLAGMAATTRETVSRLLARWRRAGLIRVERGYIVVDDPARLQEWE encoded by the coding sequence ATGCCGAGCCTCGAGGTGCTGCGCCGCACCGGCCTCTTCGAAGGGCTCGACGAGGGGCTGCTGGCTACCATCGCCGCCCTCCTGCGTCGCCGGCACTACCGGCGAGGGATGTTCATCTTCCTCGAAGGCGAGCCGGTGGAGGCCGTCTACTTCATCGAGTCAGGCTCGGTCAAGGCCTCGACCATGGACGCGGACGGGCGCGAGCACGTGCTCAACGTGCTGGGGCCGGGGACGTTCTTCCCTCATGTGGGCTTCCTCGACGGGGGGCCGGCGCCGGCCACCGCCCAGGCGCTGGAGGAGACCACGGTCTGGGTCATGGAGCGAGCGGCCTTCTACACCCTGCTCACCCGGGAGCCCCAAATGGCCGTGCAGATGGTGGCGGTGCTGGGCCGCCACATCCGCCGGCTGCATGCCCAGTTGCGGGAGATGGGCATGCAGGCGGTGCAGGCCCGCCTGGCCCGCGTGCTGCTGCGCCTGGCCCGCCAGCTGGGCGAGCCGGCGCCGGCCGGGGGGCGGCCGGAGGCCGTGCGCATCCAAGTACACCTGTCGCACCAGGACCTGGCCGGCATGGCCGCCACCACCCGGGAGACGGTGAGCCGCCTGCTGGCCCGATGGCGGCGGGCCGGCCTCATACGGGTCGAGAGGGGCTACATCGTCGTCGACGATCCCGCCAGGCTCCAGGAATGGGAGTAG
- the ligD gene encoding non-homologous end-joining DNA ligase, whose product MSAASRGGRCVVLPVEGREVRLTHPDRLLWPREGITKAQLVEYYLQVAPLMLPHLVDRPLVLTRYPQGIEGPSFYQKQAPHPRPAWVRTCPIAHEQRVVDYVVADSPATLAWLGNLAAVELHPWMSTVADPEHPDLLVIDLDPDPPSGFEESRRVALWLRPALEALGLQAVPKLSGATGVHVCIPLVPRHPYAVTSRVAAVIGQVLADLRPDLVTAERLVRRRQGRVYVDPYQNLRGKTVVGPYSPRPMPGAPVSVPVTWEELQHVCPSDFTVANWSRWLPGRRDPLIEARRRPQSLEPLLRRGLVEARPERA is encoded by the coding sequence GTGAGCGCGGCGTCGAGGGGCGGTCGGTGCGTCGTCCTGCCTGTCGAGGGCCGGGAGGTGCGCCTCACCCACCCGGATCGCCTCCTCTGGCCCCGGGAGGGCATCACCAAGGCGCAGCTCGTCGAGTACTACCTGCAGGTGGCCCCCCTCATGCTGCCCCACCTGGTCGACCGCCCCCTGGTCCTGACTCGTTACCCGCAGGGCATCGAGGGCCCCTCCTTCTATCAGAAGCAGGCACCTCACCCGCGCCCCGCCTGGGTGCGCACCTGCCCCATCGCCCACGAGCAGCGCGTCGTCGACTACGTCGTGGCGGACAGCCCGGCCACCCTGGCATGGCTCGGCAACCTGGCCGCCGTCGAGCTCCATCCGTGGATGTCGACGGTCGCAGACCCCGAGCACCCGGATCTCCTGGTCATCGACCTCGATCCGGACCCTCCATCCGGCTTCGAGGAGAGCCGCCGGGTGGCCCTGTGGCTACGTCCCGCCCTCGAGGCCCTGGGGCTGCAGGCGGTGCCCAAGCTGTCGGGGGCCACCGGGGTGCACGTCTGCATCCCCCTCGTGCCCCGCCACCCTTACGCCGTCACCAGCCGGGTGGCGGCGGTCATCGGGCAGGTGCTAGCCGACCTGCGCCCCGACCTCGTCACCGCCGAGCGCCTCGTGCGGCGCCGGCAGGGGCGGGTCTACGTGGATCCCTATCAAAACCTCCGCGGCAAGACCGTCGTCGGCCCCTACTCCCCACGCCCCATGCCCGGCGCGCCGGTCTCGGTGCCCGTCACCTGGGAGGAACTCCAGCACGTATGCCCCTCGGACTTCACCGTGGCCAACTGGTCCCGTTGGCTCCCGGGCCGCCGCGACCCCCTGATCGAGGCACGCCGGCGCCCTCAGAGCCTCGAGCCGCTGTTGCGAAGGGGCCTGGTCGAGGCCCGTCCCGAGCGCGCATAG
- a CDS encoding ATP-dependent DNA ligase, giving the protein MAMPEVIRPMLAELAPSPFDSPRHLFEPKWDGLRALAFITPGDTWLQSRRLRRWRRTFPEVIAALRALVSGDSAILDGELIVPDASGRPDFEAAVARARMGEPAARRAASERPAVYVVFDLLYLDGEDLRGSPLRIRRERLHARALHWPQEGTVLLCPGAVGPGRALFESALGLGLEGAMAKELDSPYLEGRRSRCWLKFKPFAEEAMWVVGYVPAEPGGIRALAVASPPGRLAGLVGTGLSAAEQRRLRASLACLARSSPPPDLALPSPAARLPREAAGIVWTQPVRQVRVRYLERTSAGWLRHASVVSLLP; this is encoded by the coding sequence ATGGCTATGCCCGAGGTCATCCGCCCCATGCTGGCGGAGCTGGCTCCGTCGCCCTTCGACTCGCCCCGTCACCTCTTCGAACCGAAGTGGGACGGCCTTCGGGCTCTCGCCTTCATCACCCCCGGCGACACCTGGCTCCAGAGCCGGCGGCTGAGGCGGTGGCGCCGCACCTTCCCGGAGGTCATCGCCGCGTTGCGGGCGCTGGTCAGCGGAGACTCGGCCATCCTCGACGGGGAGCTGATCGTGCCCGACGCCTCGGGGCGGCCGGACTTCGAGGCGGCTGTGGCCCGCGCCCGGATGGGCGAGCCGGCCGCGCGTCGGGCGGCATCGGAGCGGCCCGCCGTCTATGTGGTCTTCGACCTCCTCTACCTCGACGGCGAGGATCTGCGGGGCTCGCCCCTGCGCATCCGACGCGAACGTCTACACGCGCGGGCTCTCCACTGGCCGCAGGAGGGCACCGTGCTGCTGTGCCCCGGCGCCGTGGGGCCCGGACGGGCCCTCTTCGAGTCGGCCCTGGGGCTGGGCTTGGAGGGCGCCATGGCCAAGGAGCTCGACAGCCCCTACCTGGAGGGGCGGCGCAGCCGCTGCTGGCTCAAGTTCAAGCCATTCGCGGAGGAGGCCATGTGGGTCGTGGGTTACGTCCCGGCCGAGCCTGGCGGCATTCGAGCCCTGGCGGTGGCGTCGCCCCCCGGCCGTCTGGCCGGTCTGGTGGGCACGGGGCTCTCCGCTGCCGAGCAGCGCCGACTGCGTGCCAGCCTGGCTTGCCTCGCTCGCTCCTCTCCGCCTCCCGATCTCGCCCTGCCCTCACCCGCCGCCCGGCTACCCCGCGAGGCGGCGGGAATCGTCTGGACGCAGCCCGTCCGGCAGGTAAGGGTGCGCTACCTCGAGCGCACGTCGGCCGGCTGGCTGCGTCACGCCTCGGTGGTGAGCCTGCTGCCGTGA
- a CDS encoding CBS domain-containing protein, translated as MNPHTEAFLDLFFATEQVLRQMAGGREEGFGRLLHRVRERNAVVRRWEQELRAFNELRNLLVHQPLPSPLADPTPEAVDTLRFIYRQLTEPQPLLPRFAREVYTLDADQTFGDAVEAMHRTGYSQFPVYRQRHFVGLLTDGILARWMVAHLDHEFSQLLPVPLARVLQQTARHATVAFVGRRATVPEVREMFEQHIRHGQLRLDAVIITEHGQPDEQPLGIVTPMDAVALAAEEAQALPARDDDHREAR; from the coding sequence GTGAACCCACACACCGAGGCGTTCCTCGACCTCTTCTTCGCCACCGAGCAGGTGCTGCGCCAAATGGCCGGCGGCCGGGAGGAGGGATTCGGCCGTCTGCTGCACCGCGTCCGGGAGCGAAACGCCGTCGTGCGCCGCTGGGAGCAGGAGCTGCGCGCCTTCAACGAGCTGCGCAACCTCCTGGTGCACCAGCCGCTGCCCTCGCCCCTGGCCGATCCCACCCCCGAGGCGGTCGACACCCTCCGCTTCATCTACCGCCAGCTGACGGAGCCCCAACCCCTCCTACCCCGCTTCGCCCGCGAGGTCTACACCCTCGACGCCGACCAGACGTTCGGCGACGCGGTCGAGGCCATGCACCGCACGGGCTACTCCCAGTTTCCCGTCTACCGGCAGCGTCATTTCGTCGGGCTGCTAACCGACGGGATCCTGGCCCGCTGGATGGTCGCGCACCTGGACCACGAGTTCTCACAGCTCCTCCCCGTCCCCCTGGCCCGCGTGCTGCAGCAGACAGCGCGCCACGCGACGGTGGCCTTCGTCGGGCGCAGGGCGACGGTGCCCGAGGTGCGGGAGATGTTCGAGCAGCACATCCGGCATGGCCAGCTCCGGCTGGATGCGGTCATCATCACCGAGCACGGCCAGCCCGACGAGCAGCCTCTGGGCATCGTGACGCCCATGGACGCCGTCGCCCTCGCCGCCGAGGAGGCCCAGGCCTTGCCGGCGCGCGACGACGACCATCGGGAGGCCCGCTAG
- the ku gene encoding non-homologous end joining protein Ku, whose product MGAFRSLWRATVSFGLVSVPVKVYAATEDREIHLRQLHRRCHSPIEYRKWCPVCDVQVEAEEIVMGYPLSPGRFVAVEDEDLAALPLPESHTIRILDFAALAEVDPLYFDRPYYLEPAEGGVRPYRLLVEAMGQTGRVAVARMAMRQRESLAALRALGEVLVLQTMRFADEVRPPTDVVDIPAGSQPDERERRMAVQLVQALSAPFDPTRYVNERRRAFVEMLERKAAGQAIVQAPRPEPPAVVDLVEALQASLRQLDGAGQGTPASANGARRDGDARGASSDGEAAASPARRRRARSRA is encoded by the coding sequence ATGGGCGCCTTTCGCAGTCTGTGGCGGGCGACGGTCAGCTTCGGGCTGGTCAGCGTCCCGGTAAAGGTCTATGCGGCGACGGAGGATCGGGAGATCCACCTGCGCCAGCTTCACCGGCGCTGCCACTCGCCCATCGAGTACCGCAAGTGGTGCCCCGTCTGCGACGTGCAGGTGGAGGCCGAGGAGATCGTCATGGGCTACCCCTTGAGCCCCGGCCGCTTCGTCGCGGTCGAGGACGAGGACCTCGCCGCGCTGCCCCTGCCCGAGTCGCATACCATCCGCATCCTGGACTTCGCGGCCCTGGCCGAGGTCGATCCCCTCTACTTCGACCGCCCCTACTACCTCGAGCCGGCCGAGGGTGGTGTGCGGCCCTACCGCCTGCTGGTGGAGGCCATGGGTCAGACCGGGCGCGTCGCCGTGGCCCGCATGGCCATGCGCCAGCGGGAGAGCCTGGCCGCCCTGCGCGCGCTGGGCGAAGTCCTGGTGCTGCAGACCATGCGTTTCGCCGACGAGGTGCGTCCTCCCACCGACGTCGTCGACATCCCGGCCGGCAGTCAGCCCGACGAGCGGGAGCGTCGGATGGCCGTGCAGCTGGTGCAGGCCCTCTCCGCCCCCTTCGACCCCACCCGCTACGTCAACGAGCGCCGCCGTGCGTTCGTGGAGATGCTGGAGCGCAAGGCGGCCGGGCAGGCGATCGTGCAGGCGCCTCGTCCCGAGCCCCCGGCCGTGGTCGACCTGGTCGAGGCACTCCAGGCGAGCCTGCGCCAGCTGGACGGCGCCGGCCAGGGCACGCCGGCCTCCGCCAACGGCGCTCGGCGCGACGGTGACGCCAGGGGGGCATCTTCGGATGGCGAGGCCGCCGCGTCGCCCGCCCGCCGACGCCGGGCCCGCTCCCGCGCATGA
- a CDS encoding transposase, with product MFFLDGLQLGDHRVVAAVGVTEWGEKRVLGLWEGVTENREVCQALMEDLAARELLAEQGLLVVIDGSFAAACAAPTSSSRSSPGTTRWPIGSSAGGMALKR from the coding sequence GTGTTCTTCCTGGACGGGCTGCAACTCGGCGATCACCGGGTGGTGGCCGCCGTGGGCGTGACGGAGTGGGGGGAGAAGCGGGTGCTCGGGCTGTGGGAGGGGGTGACGGAGAACCGGGAGGTCTGCCAGGCCCTGATGGAGGACCTGGCCGCTCGGGAGCTTTTGGCTGAGCAGGGGCTTCTGGTGGTCATCGACGGCAGTTTCGCCGCAGCCTGCGCAGCACCAACATCATCGAGTCGATCTTCGCCCGGCACAACGAGGTGGCCCATCGGGTCAAGCGCTGGCGGCATGGCTCTCAAGCGCTGA
- a CDS encoding low molecular weight phosphatase family protein, which produces MVVTVCDQAAEACPVWPGQGRRVHLGFPDPASAQGSPEAIRQVFRGVRDGLTEGLERLLREVERDAQPPDGR; this is translated from the coding sequence TTGGTGGTCACCGTTTGCGATCAGGCGGCCGAGGCTTGCCCGGTCTGGCCGGGGCAGGGCCGGCGGGTGCATCTCGGGTTTCCCGACCCGGCGTCCGCACAGGGATCGCCCGAGGCTATCCGGCAGGTCTTCCGCGGGGTGCGCGACGGCCTGACCGAGGGGCTGGAGCGGCTCCTGCGGGAGGTGGAGCGGGACGCTCAACCTCCCGACGGCAGATAA
- a CDS encoding alkaline phosphatase PhoX, with product MRRHRRCLGVALGLAVSAVLWGIALPAAAQTGPSSSQSPYIVPLAAGVEVRSILTVGDWVNRKPDGMPYRMVGIPDGLGVFDNGDGTFTVLMNHELPGNRGLTRAHGAPGAFVSRWVIRKSDLAVLHGEDLIRQVVTWDPQTASWNLPSRGVAFSRFCSADLPPLTAFYDPVTGLGYWGRLFMNGEEAGAEGRAFAHTLEGISYELPWLGKLSFENVVAHPAAGARTIVVGVDDSPGGQVYVYVGEKRASGNPVEKAGLVGGVLYGVKIEGVTHETDGLQLARGTRFTLQRLGDVSTWTGAQLEEESRRAGVTAFQRPEDGAWDPNRPNDFYFVTTASFNNKSRLWRLRFDDIRRPELGGTVELLLAGDEGP from the coding sequence GTGAGACGGCATCGTCGGTGTCTTGGAGTGGCGCTGGGGCTTGCCGTCAGCGCGGTGCTGTGGGGCATCGCGCTGCCCGCGGCCGCGCAAACGGGGCCGTCGAGCTCCCAGTCTCCGTACATCGTACCGCTGGCGGCCGGCGTGGAAGTCCGCTCCATCCTGACGGTGGGCGATTGGGTCAACCGTAAGCCCGATGGCATGCCGTACCGCATGGTGGGCATCCCCGACGGGCTCGGGGTCTTCGACAACGGCGACGGGACCTTCACCGTCCTCATGAACCACGAACTCCCGGGCAACCGGGGCCTTACCCGAGCGCACGGCGCGCCGGGGGCTTTCGTGTCGCGGTGGGTGATCCGAAAGTCCGATCTGGCGGTTTTGCACGGGGAAGACCTGATTCGCCAGGTGGTGACATGGGACCCCCAGACGGCGTCGTGGAACCTGCCCTCCAGGGGCGTCGCCTTCTCCCGGTTCTGCTCGGCCGACCTCCCGCCTCTCACGGCCTTCTACGATCCGGTCACGGGCCTGGGCTACTGGGGCCGGCTGTTCATGAACGGCGAAGAGGCCGGGGCCGAGGGTCGGGCCTTCGCCCACACGCTGGAAGGCATCAGCTACGAGCTTCCGTGGCTGGGCAAGCTCAGCTTTGAGAACGTCGTGGCTCATCCCGCCGCCGGCGCCCGCACCATCGTGGTCGGCGTTGACGACAGCCCCGGCGGCCAGGTGTACGTCTACGTGGGCGAGAAGCGAGCCAGCGGCAACCCCGTCGAGAAGGCTGGCCTGGTGGGCGGCGTCCTGTACGGGGTGAAGATCGAGGGCGTCACGCACGAGACGGACGGGCTGCAGCTGGCGCGAGGGACCCGGTTCACGTTGCAGCGGCTTGGCGACGTCTCCACCTGGACGGGAGCCCAGCTGGAGGAGGAGTCTCGCCGGGCCGGGGTGACCGCCTTCCAGCGGCCTGAGGACGGCGCCTGGGATCCCAACCGCCCCAACGACTTCTACTTCGTCACCACCGCGAGCTTCAACAATAAGAGCCGGCTGTGGCGACTTCGGTTCGACGACATCCGCCGCCCCGAGCTGGGCGGCACGGTGGAGCTGTTGCTGGCGGGTGACGAGGGGCCCTAG
- the greA gene encoding transcription elongation factor GreA, with product MWRGARRLEEELILTPEGERRLREELDFLRTVKRKEVTERIRESLSFGDAWENPEYEAAKAEQAFVEGRIAELEQMLKSARIVRATGTGAAGADAGVRIGSRVRVRDLATGDEEAYTIVGAAEADPARHRISHRSPVAQALPGRRVGETVSVEVPAGTLRYRIEAIEEGEAE from the coding sequence ATGTGGAGGGGGGCGCGAAGGCTGGAGGAGGAGCTGATCCTGACCCCCGAGGGCGAGCGGCGGCTTCGGGAGGAGCTCGACTTCCTGCGCACCGTCAAGCGCAAGGAGGTGACCGAGCGCATCCGCGAGTCGCTCAGCTTCGGCGACGCCTGGGAGAATCCCGAGTACGAGGCCGCCAAGGCCGAGCAGGCGTTCGTCGAGGGGCGCATCGCCGAGCTGGAGCAGATGCTCAAGTCGGCGCGGATCGTGCGGGCGACGGGGACGGGGGCCGCGGGCGCCGATGCCGGGGTGCGCATCGGCAGCCGCGTGCGCGTGCGGGATCTGGCGACGGGCGACGAGGAGGCCTATACCATCGTCGGGGCGGCCGAGGCGGACCCGGCGCGGCATCGCATCTCCCACCGCTCGCCGGTGGCCCAGGCCCTGCCGGGGCGGCGGGTCGGCGAGACGGTGAGCGTGGAGGTGCCGGCAGGGACGCTGCGGTACCGGATCGAGGCCATCGAGGAGGGCGAGGCGGAGTAG
- a CDS encoding DUF2249 domain-containing protein, whose amino-acid sequence MDVRETPPPMRHPLIFETYQRLGPGEGFVLVNDHDPKPLYYQFAAELPEQFTWEYLQSGPEVWRVRIGKPVAWKRGMRARAASPRRGSQTP is encoded by the coding sequence CTGGACGTGCGCGAGACACCCCCGCCGATGCGCCACCCCCTCATCTTCGAGACCTACCAGCGCCTCGGCCCGGGAGAGGGCTTCGTGCTGGTCAACGACCACGACCCCAAGCCGCTATACTACCAGTTCGCAGCCGAGCTGCCCGAACAGTTCACCTGGGAGTACCTCCAATCGGGCCCCGAGGTCTGGCGGGTGCGGATCGGCAAACCAGTGGCATGGAAGCGGGGGATGCGCGCTCGGGCTGCCAGCCCGCGTCGAGGGAGTCAGACGCCTTGA